The genomic segment AAGCGTCCGGTGAGTTCGGTGTAGGCGTCCAGGGCGCCGGCGGGCCAGGAGCCCGGGTAGGTGTAACCGGCGCCGGAGGGACCGGAGATGAGCAGGTCGTTGGCGGTGGCGCTGTTCTGGTAGTACGCGAGCAGTGCGGGGCCGATGTCCGCGAGCAGCGGGCTGACCGTCCAGTTGAGCGGCACGCTGCCCCGCGCGGGGTCTTCCCAGATCGTGCGCATGTGGCGCTGGCAGTACTGGATGTTGTCGCCCTCGCCGAAGGTGAGGGTGAGGTAGACGCGGTTGCCGAGCTCGGCCTTCGGCCTCGTACGGACCCTGTCCGAGATCTTCGCGGACACCCCGGCGTGCACGGTGCCGTTCATGAAGAAGTCCGCGGGCACCACCTCGATGCCGTGCTGGGAGGCCCGGTCGACGCCGCCCCACTCGCCCGCCACGTCGTTGGAGAACCAGCCGGCGTACGGCGTGGTGGGCTCGACCCGGCTGAAGACCTCGTCGAGGAGTGCGCCCGTCTCGCCGGACGGAGGCAGCCAGACGACCATGGCCCGGCTCGCGACCGCGTAGTCCCGGAAGTACGGGAACGGCTCGACCCGGGTCGGCGAAGTGGCGGTCGCGGACACCAGGTACTGGTTCCACACGTCGGCCTCGACCAGGAGCTGCCGGGTGCCGGACGGCGGAGTGAAGTGGTAGATGAAGTAACCGCCCCCGTCGGAGAACCGGTTGGCGTCCCCGCCGATGGAGGAGCCGGAACCGTCGAAGAGGAACGGCGCCTCGGCAGCCGTACCGGGCGCGAAGGAGGCGATCACCTGGCCGTCCGCCTTCACCACGACCGAACCGACCGAAGCGCCCCATCCGTCGTCGCCGAACGAGTCCTGGAAGCGCAGGTAGACACCGTCGCCGCCGGAGAGTTCCGCACTCACGTCGAAGGCGCGGACCTGCCGGTTCGACGAATCACGGATACGCTCGCGCTCCCGCGCGATCTCGCGCCAGCTCACCTGGGGGGTCTGCACCGTCCGGGTCGGCGGCAGACCGGCCAGCAGCGTGTGGGTGCAGCGCGGGAAGAGATGCTCCAACTGCCAGCGGTACGTGGCGAGTACGTCGTCCGCGTCGAAACGCCCGCGCAGATCGGCCACGGTCTTCAGCCCGTACGCACGGGCCTGTTCGGCGGTGGCGGCGACGGCGTTCTCCAGCCCGGCCAG from the Streptomyces sp. NBC_01335 genome contains:
- a CDS encoding GxGYxYP domain-containing protein yields the protein MVSRRTLLQAGGAALAGGGPGIFFSPRAGAAESRATARLLPSFGRPTRLDVAGVGSLDGNDQLLLTTLQGVVNRRSPRLYFDFDGSGVDSDWLPSTGARVTRHDRALDLVARYRGEIRGAVLHDPGVPDSVNVATTLAGLENAVAATAEQARAYGLKTVADLRGRFDADDVLATYRWQLEHLFPRCTHTLLAGLPPTRTVQTPQVSWREIARERERIRDSSNRQVRAFDVSAELSGGDGVYLRFQDSFGDDGWGASVGSVVVKADGQVIASFAPGTAAEAPFLFDGSGSSIGGDANRFSDGGGYFIYHFTPPSGTRQLLVEADVWNQYLVSATATSPTRVEPFPYFRDYAVASRAMVVWLPPSGETGALLDEVFSRVEPTTPYAGWFSNDVAGEWGGVDRASQHGIEVVPADFFMNGTVHAGVSAKISDRVRTRPKAELGNRVYLTLTFGEGDNIQYCQRHMRTIWEDPARGSVPLNWTVSPLLADIGPALLAYYQNSATANDLLISGPSGAGYTYPGSWPAGALDAYTELTGRFLRRTGMDLVYAYNQRSTTGDGWMPFDERIADSYRRNTPLRGVVQSWETGDLRTRPAGLPVIGNFFPQGKAAEYRDGLLKHIEGWDGTAPLFVAGAINAWSWTPGDAAELVELLGSPFEVVRGDTFFDLMNQAERGSRR